The Chitinophagaceae bacterium region AAAGGAAAAACATTAGGAATCAATGATATCAATACCATTTTAAAACTTCTGAATAAAAAAGCCATCAACACGCTTACAACCAGAAAAGCTAAACCAAGACCGGAGAGCAAACTTTTTATGAGATATTGATTATTATTATCAAAAAGCACCCCATTACCGGTAAACCTGTATGACAGCAGCTCTATATCAATGTTTTCGTTAAACCAATTGTCAAATTGCTGCATAAGCTCCTTTGCTTTATAAGAACCTACATCCTCCATTTTTCCGCTTAATCGGGCAATATCCCTGTCTTTTGTCTGAACAACTCCCAGCCCTTTAGGAAAATTAGCCGCTAATCGTTTATATCTTTCAAAGGTATTTTCGTCGCCGGGTAAATGAAAAAAACTGTTTCTGTCCCCATTATGGGCTCTGTGCAAGCTTTTATAAATATCTACCGGTGAGATAATCCCCGAAAAGTCCGGATGAGCCCTTAAATAACGGGTAACCTTCTCGATTTCAAGAGCCGTTCTATAATCATCTGTTTTTTTACCCTCTGCCGGTATTAAAGCCAGTTCAAGCGGTCGAAAACCTCCCAATTTTTCTTCATAAAACTCAAAATCATCTGTAATACGCTCATTAGCCGGTAAATCGCTTTTTAATCTCGCATCCGTAGATATAGTACTTATACCGTAAAAGCCAATAAGCAATAATATTAAACCTACTCCCAGTATTTTCTTTTCATGACTTATGGATATTCCATTCACTCTGAGTGCTAAAGCTTCCAGTCTGCGAATCAATCGCCACCTGCTTTTCATTTTTTTGTCATTTAACAGCAGCAGACAGGATGTTGAAAAAGTTATAGTAACCAAAAAAGCTATAAAAACACCCAATGCCGCCAATAAACCAAAATTACGAATGGGTTCAATCTGGGAAGATTGAAGAGATAAAAAACCTATAGATGTGGTAATACTGGTCAGCAATAATGCAGTTCCAATTTCTTTTAAAATCCTTTTTACAATTACTTTTCTGTCATCACCTTTATAAACTCCGTCGGTGTATGCAGAAAGTATGTGCACCATATCAGACATTCCTACAATAAGCATGATTATTGGGAAAAGGGTGCTCATAAAATCCAACGGAACTCTGAAAAACCCAAGAATTCCCATAAAAATCACTAATGCAATAATTACTGAGGTGAATGCTATAATTGTTAGTCGAATACTTCGGAAAATCAAGTAGAGTGCCAGCAAAACAATAACTGCAGAAATCAAAATATACTTTTGCATCTCTTCCAGTTGTTTTCTCACAAAAACAGTTTGAATATTAGCTCTGCCGGCTACGTGCCATTTTAGATGAGGGGCTTTTTTTTCTAATAAAGCAAACAAGCTGTCGTTCAGGTTTTCTGCTTGCTCCTGGGTTAAAAATTGCTCTGTTTCCAACACAATATTTAAGGTTGTTGCGTCTTCAGAGATTAGTTTTCCGTTAACAATCGGGTCTCCAGCAATTTTTAAACTATCTGATGAATAGCGTTCCGGCCGGTCTATATTTAATGCTGATATAGACGTTAATCCTAAAGGAGTTTGCAGTGGTCGTTGAATCGTATGAAGGCTAATTACACTTAAGACATGCGGTAATGTTTTTAACTCTTCTGTAATTAATTTCGTTTCCTGCAGAAATTCCTGATTATAAAGCCCTTCTTCGCGGTTGAAAGCTACAAAAAGTACATTATCATCCGGTTCAAATTGTTCTCTGAAATCTCTATAAAAAGCATAGTCAGTATCTGTTGACGGAAAAAAGGCTTCGAAATCATAAACAACATTTATCCGTAAAGCATAAAACCCAGCTACGACACTAATCAGTAAATAAATAAAAACAATCCACTTCCGCCCTTTGTATATAAGCATATAAAGTATTCGACTTCTTAATCGATTTTAAGATTTGAGTAAAATAAATTTTTGTAAAACTACATTAGTTAACTATTTCTACGCCTGAATGTTCTTAAATTTGCAAATAGATTTTGGAAAATTTACAAAACATAAAACAGCTGCTCGAAAAGAGTGACCACTGGCAACAAACTGCAAAGCTTTTGACCGGTAGCGACTCGAATGCCTGTTACTTCAAAAATCTGTTTCCCTCAGCATCAGCCTTTTTTACCGGAATTTTTGTTGAAAAGTTAAACAGGGTGCATGTTTTCGTACTTCCGGAAAAGGAAGAAGCAGCTTATTTTTTCAATGATTTAAAAGCGATAGTTGAAAAAGATATTTGTTTTTTTCTGCCGGATTCTTTCAAAAGACCCGGGCAATTCCTGCAGGTAGATAAGGAAAATGTTGTGTTGCGAACAGAAACTATTCATAAGCTTTTAGACAGAAAAGAAAACCAACCACTGTGTCTGGTAACCTATTCAGAAGCATTCTTTGAAAAAACCATACAGCAAAATACCTATTCAAAGTTTAAAATTGAAATTGACAAACACAAAACCTTGGACAGTGATCATTTACTGGAGCAACTGGGTAATTTTGGTTTTGAAATAGTTGATTTTGTTTACGAACCCGGACAGGCCAGCATGCGGGGTGGAATCATCGACATTTTTTCTTATGCAAATGATTACCCCTACCGAATTGAATTATTTGGAGATGAAGTTGAGTCTATAAGAGTTTTTGATCCCGGCACCCAACTTTCTGTAAAATCACTGCAATCCCTTTCAATAGTTCCGGACATTCAAGAAAAAAGTACGGCGCAGGAAAAAATAGCACTGCCTGATATTTTCCCAAATGACACTATAGTCTGGTTAAAAGATTGGGATCTGATTAATGAACGTATAAAAAATGCTTTTGAACGTTTTCATGAAGAGGTATTATCACAGGAGGGCAAGCACAAAGAAGACAAACATCACTTTTTCAGAAATGCTGTTTTTCACAATTTTGAAAATATAGTTTCCCTGATAAGCAAGCTTGAACAATTCAAAATTATAGAGTTTGGAGCTAAGGCACACTTTAATACTTCTCATGAAGTAGACTTTAAAATTGAACCTCAGCCCGGATTTAATAAAAACTTTGACTTACTAATTGAAGATTTAAAAAAAAGAAAGTCGGCCGGCTATGAGATCTATCTTTTCTGTGAAAACAAAAGACAAATTGAGCGATTTTATGCCATATTTGAAGACTTAAAAGCTGATATCATTTTTCATCCTATTCCTTTTGCTATTCACAAGGGCTTCATTCATCATGGCTTAAAAATATGCTGCTATACAGACCATGAAATTTTCCAGCGCTTCCACAAACACAATATAAAACGAGGTTTTGACAAAAACAAAGCCTTATTATTAAAGACCATAAAAGAGTTGCAACCGGGAGATTATGTAACTCATATTGATCATGGTGTGGGTGTTTTTTCCGGCTTACAAAAAATAGATGTTAACGGCAAAATGCAAGAAGCCGTAAGAATAACTTACAAAGACAATGATTTACTTTTTGTAAATATTAACTCCCTGCATAAAATTGCTAAATTCAGCAGCAAGGAAGGGACGAAACCAAAAATAAATAAATTAGGGTCCGATGCCTGGGATAAAGTAAAGCGAAAAGCAAAAAAACGCATTCAGGATATCGCTCAGGAATTAATTAAACTTTACGCAAAAAGAAGAGCTTCAAAAGGATATTCCTTTTCAAAAGACACCTATCTTCAAAATGAACTGGAAGCTAGTTTTATATATGAAGACACCCCTGATCAGGAAAAATCGACAGAGGATATAAAGAAAGATATGGAAGCAAGCTATCCAATGGACCGGTTAATTTGCGGAGATGTCGGATTCGGAAAAACTGAACTGGCTGTCAGAGCTGCTTTTAAAGCTGTAACGGATAGCAAACAGGTTGCTATATTGGTTCCGACAACCATTTTAAGTATGCAGCACTATAAAACATTTAAAGAGCGATTATCGGAATTTCCCTGTAACATCAGTTATTTAAACCGGTTTAGGTCAGCTAAAGAGAAAAGTGAAATTTTAAATAAAGTTAAAGAAGGGCAAGTTGACATATTAATTGGAACGCATGCTATTCTGAGCAAAAAAATTGATTTCAAAGACCTCGGCTTACTTATTATTGATGAAGAGCAAAAGTTTGGTGTAAAAGCTAAGGAAAGACTTCGTCAACTCAAGTTTCAGGTAGACACACTTACCTTAACAGCTACCCCTATTCCGAGAACCTTACAATTTTCTCTGATGGGTGCCAGAGATTTGTCAGTGATTCAGACTCCCCCGCCTAATCGTCAACCGGTAGAAACACAGTTACATGTTTTCAGTGAAGATGTTATTCGGGATGCAATAACTCATGAGGTTTATCGTGGCGGGCAGGTATTTTTTGTACACAATCGGGTAAAAGATATACAAGAAGTTGCTGCAATGCTTAAAAAGCTCTGTCCTGATGTGGATTTTGCCGTTGCACACGGGCAATTAGATGGTGACAAACTGGAAAAAGTGATGCTTGACTTTATGGATCATAAATTTGATGTGCTTGTCTCAACAAATATTGTAGAATCCGGTCTGGATATTCCCAATGCAAATACGATTATAATAAATAATGCACATTGGTTTGGATTAAGTGATTTGCACCAGTTGAGAGGTCGGGTGGGGCGCTCTAACAGAAAAGCATTTTGTTACTTATTTTCTCCTCCGGTTTCGGGATTACCCACAGATTCCAGAAAACGCCTACAGACTATTGAACAATACTCTGAATTAGGCAGTGGCATGAATATTTCCATGAGAGACCTTGACATAAGAGGCGCCGGAAATATACTGGGTGGTGAGCAAAGTGGGTTTATTTCTGAAATTGGTTTTGATATGTATCAAAAAATTCTGGATGAAGCAATAGACGAACTAAAAGAAAAAGAATTCAAAGAGCTATATGCCGAAGAACTGAAAAATAAGAAAGTTTTTGCAAGAGATTGTCAGATTGATACCGATCTTGAAATAATGATACCCGACAGCTATATTCCAAATATCAATGAAAGGCTGAGTATTTATACTCAAATAAATAGCTTGAAAGACCGGGAAGCAATGAATAAAATGATGGAAACACTGGAAGATAGATTCGGACGCTTACCGGAAATGGTTAAAGAAATTTTCAAAGCTGTTGAACTCAGAAGGGAAGCCAAAGAATTAGGTTTTGAAAGATTAAGTATAAAAAACAAAAAGCTAAAAGCCTGGTTTGTTGAAAATCAAGATTCATATTTTTATCAGAGTGAAATTTTTGGAAATATATTGCAATGGGTTCAGCAAAATGCAGCAAATTGTACCTTAAAACAAACTAGTCAACATCTTATACTAAGTTACCAACCTGTTCAAAACATAAATCACTGTTTACAAATACTCAGAAAAATGAAAGATGATGTGTTAACAGAAAAAATCAGTTGATTCTGATTTTTTTGTGAAGTTTGCTGAGGTCTCTATATTTTTACATAAAACAGCATATATGTCAACATCTTCATTTGAAATCAACGTTTACGGAAAAGTACAGGGCGTCTTTTTTCGCGCTTACACTTTAGAAACAGCCGAAAAACTATCTTTAAAAGGCTTTGTCAAAAACATGAAT contains the following coding sequences:
- the mfd gene encoding transcription-repair coupling factor — protein: MENLQNIKQLLEKSDHWQQTAKLLTGSDSNACYFKNLFPSASAFFTGIFVEKLNRVHVFVLPEKEEAAYFFNDLKAIVEKDICFFLPDSFKRPGQFLQVDKENVVLRTETIHKLLDRKENQPLCLVTYSEAFFEKTIQQNTYSKFKIEIDKHKTLDSDHLLEQLGNFGFEIVDFVYEPGQASMRGGIIDIFSYANDYPYRIELFGDEVESIRVFDPGTQLSVKSLQSLSIVPDIQEKSTAQEKIALPDIFPNDTIVWLKDWDLINERIKNAFERFHEEVLSQEGKHKEDKHHFFRNAVFHNFENIVSLISKLEQFKIIEFGAKAHFNTSHEVDFKIEPQPGFNKNFDLLIEDLKKRKSAGYEIYLFCENKRQIERFYAIFEDLKADIIFHPIPFAIHKGFIHHGLKICCYTDHEIFQRFHKHNIKRGFDKNKALLLKTIKELQPGDYVTHIDHGVGVFSGLQKIDVNGKMQEAVRITYKDNDLLFVNINSLHKIAKFSSKEGTKPKINKLGSDAWDKVKRKAKKRIQDIAQELIKLYAKRRASKGYSFSKDTYLQNELEASFIYEDTPDQEKSTEDIKKDMEASYPMDRLICGDVGFGKTELAVRAAFKAVTDSKQVAILVPTTILSMQHYKTFKERLSEFPCNISYLNRFRSAKEKSEILNKVKEGQVDILIGTHAILSKKIDFKDLGLLIIDEEQKFGVKAKERLRQLKFQVDTLTLTATPIPRTLQFSLMGARDLSVIQTPPPNRQPVETQLHVFSEDVIRDAITHEVYRGGQVFFVHNRVKDIQEVAAMLKKLCPDVDFAVAHGQLDGDKLEKVMLDFMDHKFDVLVSTNIVESGLDIPNANTIIINNAHWFGLSDLHQLRGRVGRSNRKAFCYLFSPPVSGLPTDSRKRLQTIEQYSELGSGMNISMRDLDIRGAGNILGGEQSGFISEIGFDMYQKILDEAIDELKEKEFKELYAEELKNKKVFARDCQIDTDLEIMIPDSYIPNINERLSIYTQINSLKDREAMNKMMETLEDRFGRLPEMVKEIFKAVELRREAKELGFERLSIKNKKLKAWFVENQDSYFYQSEIFGNILQWVQQNAANCTLKQTSQHLILSYQPVQNINHCLQILRKMKDDVLTEKIS